A window of the Chloroflexus sp. Y-396-1 genome harbors these coding sequences:
- a CDS encoding GAF domain-containing sensor histidine kinase, with the protein MPPLAINQRQLETLSQLLIAGGHHEVADLLQASLDRLISFWPAQAGALLYVSPYGETTKVSRGKLDADTLLLIEQARDGFTRREDSGEPIVGSYSIDESRDLIELPLQSGGQGVGLLHLVVSRNDQQTGSQPPLDEELLVLLVRAIGGEADKLAMLRRAERDLRELHLLYEIGQSLAGNLDLTSLLNDIKLRAPKVVGAERCSIFILDEEKNELVLEIPGEQRQFRMPADRGIAGWVVTHGVGQIVNDVEHDPRWYDAISREADFVTHSIVCVPMRVKDRVIGAMQLLNKADGQPFTEQDMQLLTTLAAQAAIAIENARLYQRLKEERDRLLQKEAEVRHAIARDLHDGPTQSIAAIAMNIEFIKRLFKAMPERVPAELDTLAELVQKTTYDIRNLLFELRPLGLETQGLLVTLQQYVERWRDPSGNDMKLRLEAPAQVPRLPPEIEAAAFIILQEAINNARKHAKTDSITVYLYVEEDYFVASVRDRGQGFNVAAVESGYTNRGSLGLLNMKERARLIGADLRIRSEIGKGTTVELRIPLSQSR; encoded by the coding sequence ATGCCGCCGCTTGCGATTAATCAGCGCCAGCTTGAAACGCTCAGTCAATTGCTTATTGCCGGCGGTCACCACGAAGTGGCCGATCTGCTTCAAGCATCACTAGATCGACTGATTTCCTTCTGGCCAGCGCAAGCTGGCGCACTGCTGTACGTCTCACCATACGGTGAAACAACGAAGGTGAGTCGTGGCAAACTTGATGCCGATACATTGCTGTTGATTGAACAGGCACGTGACGGCTTTACCCGTCGTGAAGATAGTGGTGAACCGATTGTCGGTTCTTATTCGATTGACGAGAGCCGTGATTTGATAGAGTTGCCGCTCCAGAGTGGTGGGCAGGGGGTTGGTCTGCTCCATTTAGTGGTCAGTCGCAACGATCAGCAAACCGGGAGTCAGCCACCACTTGATGAAGAGCTGTTGGTGTTGCTGGTGCGAGCAATTGGCGGAGAAGCCGATAAGCTGGCAATGCTGCGCCGCGCCGAGCGTGATTTACGTGAACTGCACCTGCTGTACGAGATCGGTCAATCGCTGGCGGGTAACCTTGATTTAACCAGCCTGCTCAACGATATTAAGTTACGGGCGCCGAAAGTGGTTGGTGCTGAACGTTGCTCGATTTTTATCCTTGATGAAGAGAAGAATGAGTTAGTGCTCGAAATTCCTGGCGAGCAGCGTCAATTTCGCATGCCAGCCGATCGCGGCATTGCCGGTTGGGTTGTGACACACGGTGTCGGGCAAATTGTGAACGATGTCGAACACGATCCGCGTTGGTACGATGCGATCAGTCGCGAAGCCGATTTTGTGACCCACTCGATCGTCTGTGTGCCAATGCGGGTGAAGGATCGGGTTATCGGCGCGATGCAGTTGCTGAATAAAGCGGATGGGCAACCGTTTACTGAGCAGGATATGCAACTGCTCACGACCCTGGCAGCCCAGGCTGCGATTGCGATTGAAAATGCTCGTCTCTATCAGCGGCTGAAGGAAGAGCGCGATAGACTGCTGCAAAAAGAGGCTGAAGTTCGGCACGCAATTGCCCGTGATTTGCACGATGGCCCAACGCAGAGCATTGCCGCGATTGCGATGAATATCGAGTTCATTAAGCGTCTCTTTAAGGCAATGCCCGAACGAGTACCTGCTGAGCTGGATACATTGGCGGAGCTGGTCCAGAAAACAACCTACGATATTCGTAACTTACTCTTCGAGTTGCGTCCACTCGGTCTCGAAACGCAGGGGTTGTTGGTAACCCTCCAGCAGTACGTTGAGCGCTGGCGTGACCCTTCAGGGAACGATATGAAGCTGCGGCTCGAAGCACCAGCCCAGGTGCCACGTTTACCACCCGAAATTGAAGCGGCGGCCTTCATTATCTTACAAGAGGCCATCAATAACGCTCGTAAACACGCAAAAACCGATAGTATCACGGTCTATCTATACGTTGAAGAAGATTACTTCGTCGCCAGTGTACGTGATCGAGGGCAAGGCTTTAATGTTGCGGCGGTCGAGAGTGGCTATACAAACCGGGGTTCTCTTGGTTTGCTGAATATGAAAGAGCGGGCGCGCCTGATCGGGGCCGATCTTCGTATTCGTAGCGAGATAGGTAAGGGAACAACGGTTGAATTGCGTATTCCCCTGTCTCAGTCCCGTTGA